In Castanea sativa cultivar Marrone di Chiusa Pesio chromosome 6, ASM4071231v1, a single window of DNA contains:
- the LOC142638622 gene encoding uncharacterized protein LOC142638622 yields MVQTLEAIKGGGGSIRVGTTGTISSLMTRELDSIKSAPQMPLSSRTKPRAVPVSIPCGATTPKRVQARKSCDGASSSGSSSYIDDRSHEIIRKTKSYTRNTHRIPMLGSDSISLDRTLSRKKTEKKGSNIVEIVDIKCGNQDRAWASPITNRLKKLGFSKLSESII; encoded by the coding sequence ATGGTTCAGACTCTGGAAGCTATCAAGGGTGGGGGAGGGTCCATCAGAGTTGGGACCACTGGGACAATTAGTTCCCTGATGACAAGGGAATTGGATTCCATCAAATCTGCACCTCAGATGCCTCTGTCTTCCAGAACTAAACCACGTGCAGTACCTGTTTCAATACCCTGTGGTGCTACAACTCCTAAAAGGGTACAAGCTAGAAAATCATGTGATGGGGCAAGCAGCAGTGGAAGCAGTAGCTACATTGATGATAGAAGCCATGAGATTATTAGGAAAACAAAAAGTTACACTAGAAATACTCATCGAATACCAATGCTCGGTTCTGATAGTATTTCGCTGGATAGAACTCTTAGTAGAAAGAAAACTGAAAAGAAAGGATCTAACATAGTTGAAATTGTGGACATTAAATGTGGGAATCAGGATAGAGCATGGGCTAGCCCTATAACAAATCGTCTCAAGAAGCTGGGTTTCTCGAAGCTATCTGAGAGCATTATCTAA
- the LOC142638121 gene encoding protein LHCP TRANSLOCATION DEFECT, with translation MASIPCTTHLPFTFKPSTSPSSLSKTNLKFLGVQNRLGWVRPSKLGPSNGSRAKCWFKFGKNGVDAEGAGIYGSQSRDDFDRDDVEQYFNYMGMLAVEGSYDKMDALLNQNIHPVDIILLMAASEGDKPKIEELLRAGASYTVKDADGRTALDRAANDEIKDFILSFSVLKA, from the exons ATGGCTTCAATACCATGTACAACCCACTTACCCTTTACGTTCAAACCCTCCACTTCTCCTTCTTCCTTGTCAAAAACCAATCTTAAGTTTCTGGGTGTTCAGAATAGGTTGGGGTGGGTCAGACCCTCTAAACTTGGACCCTCCAATGGCTCTAGAGCCAAGTGCTGGTtcaaatttggtaaaaatggaGTTGATGCGGAAGGTGCTGGCATTTATGGCAGTCAGTCCCGTGATGACTTTGATAGAGATGATGTTGAACAG TATTTTAATTACATGGGCATGCTTGCTGTTGAGGGTTCATATGATAAGATGGATGCTCTTTTAAACCAAAATATCCACCCTGTAGACATCATATTGTTAATGGCTGCATCAGAAGGTGACAAGCCGAAAATTGAAGAGTTGCTAAGAGCTGGAGCGAGTTACACTGTCAAGGATGCAGATGGACGGACTGCCCTTGATAGGGCTGCTAACGATGAAATCAAGGACTTCATTCTTAGCTTTTCAGTTCTAAAGGCTtga